In Aspergillus oryzae RIB40 DNA, chromosome 6, one genomic interval encodes:
- a CDS encoding uncharacterized protein (predicted protein) — translation MLLPFNMYDFPPLTYNATDSGIGDEQPNYSRLMCQDMFNDQNISVTAIDDIDGTGGTSQTAHPPSRDAAELGQGDRYGLQVTGSTTYDHDSSLAGLIHPESTEVNAFAGIVDELLDLPDKVENLSKWMNDLGNTFQREKEWMNNLMSGIDDACKRFRYLIFGLSQPRGRNRLGNGHDKEQENEG, via the exons ATGTTGCTTCCGTTCAACATGTACGACTTTCCGCCTCTCACGTACAATGCTACTGATTCCGGTATTGGTGATGAGCAGCCGAACTATAGTCGTCTCATGTGTCAGGACATGTTCAATGACCAAAACATCTCAGTTACTGCTATCGACGATATCGATGGGACAGGAGGCACGTCGCAGACAGCCCATCCGCCTTCACGCGATGCAGCCGAACTGGGCCAGGGTGATCGTTACGGACTTCAGGTGACTGGTAGCACTACGTATGACCACGATTCTAG CCTTGCTGGCCTAATACACCCTGAGTCTACAGA GGTCAATGCCTTTGCAGggattgttgatgagctgCTTGACCTGCCAGACAAGGTCGAAAATCTCTCAAAATGGATGAATGACTTGGGAAACACCTTCCagagggagaaagagtgGATGAATAACTTAATGTCAGGGATAGATGACGCCTGCAAGAGGTTTCGCTACCTAATCTTCGGCTTATCCCAGCCGCGCGGTCGAAACAGGCTTGGGAATGGGCATGACAAGGAGCAGGAAAATGAAGGGTGA
- a CDS encoding uncharacterized protein (predicted protein) — protein sequence MMASLPMQNMSPPIFRDQSSHNEEILRLVNVFVHREKESALRQKQLESRVSAESARLQNERHQFTQLQEKLAKAESFKGLLEAQLSKLSEEVEILQQELIMERAKSQELESRVSILFHVNDMLVRKSIETESSGTSFGQKPLDFFPLHLENLRYQETIKDLGTVAKIKDEVMMPLAASIPTGFRSSSPLVESENSWDSVVPTGISIDTSLVPQLPVQSDSQPLERCDGFLTSDV from the exons ATGATGGCGTCGTTGCCAATGCAGAACATGTCGCCACCG ATCTTCCGCGATCAGTCGAGTCACAATGAAGAGATCCTTAGACTTGTCAATGTATTTGTTCATCGCGAAAAGGAGTCTGCGTTACGCCAAAAACAATTAGAGTCTCGTGTGAGCGCAGAAAGCGCACGGCTGCAGAACGAACGGCATCAATTCACCCAGCTGCAAGAAAAGCTTGCCAAGGCAGAGTCGTTCAAAGGTTTACTTGAAGCTCAATTATCGAAGTTGtccgaagaagtcgagatACTTCAGCAGGAGCTGATCATGGAACGAGCAAAGTCCCAAGAGCTCGAGTCCCGTGTCTCAATTTTATTCCATGTTAACGATATGCTTGTGAGGAAATCAATAGAAACTGAGTCTTCCGGAACATCTTTCGGTCAGAAACctctcgatttcttcccGCTACATCTGGAGAACCTTCGGTACCAGGAGACAATCAAAGATCTTGGTACGGTGGCTAAAATCAAGGACGAAGTCATGATGCCTCTAGCAGCATCAATTCCAACCGGTTTCCGATCAAGCTCTCCACTCGTTGAGAGCGAGAACAGCTGGGACTCGGTTGTTCCAACTGGTATTTCCATTGATACTAGCCTAGTACCTCAGCTGCCTGTACAGAGTGATAGTCAGCCCCTCGAGCGGTGTGATGGTTTTTTGACCAGCGATGTATAA
- a CDS encoding uncharacterized protein (predicted protein), whose amino-acid sequence MDSYTCHALYPIEEEITPQDHQILQNGGTSSNIERLQSRLQQSKLPPRSLKKRVEDLAYENSYLKAELAWHTETKHALLQFREEMYTMFHRMEDALVELKNCLRNAESRYLSFWGLDVCDNDYIRGGG is encoded by the exons ATGGATTCTTATACATGCCACGCCCTCTATCCtattgaggaggagattaCCCCGCAAGACCACCAGATACTGCAGAACGGGGGCACTTCCTCAAACATAGAGCGCCTCCAATCGCGCCTCCAGCAGTCAAAGCTCCCTCCACGAAGCTTGAAGAAACGAGTTGAAGACCTGGCGTACGAAAACAGCTACCTAAAAGCCGAGCTTGCCTGGCATACAGAAACCAAGCATGCTCTGCTTCAATTTCGGGAAGAAATGTACACCATGTTCCACAGAATGGAAGACGCTCTGGTGGAGCTTAAGAACTGTCTTCGGAATGCTGAATCTCGTTATCTCAGCTTTTGGGGCCTTGACGTTTGCGATA ATGACTATATACGCGGGGGTGGATAA
- a CDS encoding CVNH domain-containing protein (predicted protein), translating into MRLQAFILVLLGLGKSYAAHFSKTCSSFELEGSMLFAKCQESPDKERHTTVDLNKCLGHKDGTLVRGGKGVIAPSSPLNLANCSNLLRISWDSILQLCPNAIDNIA; encoded by the exons ATGCGTCTGCAAGCTTTTATTCTCGTACTCCTTGGGCTCGGAAAAAGCTATGCGGCGCATTTTTCGAAAACATGCAGCTCTTTCGAGCTTGAGGGATCCATGCTATTTGCCAAATGCCAGGAAAGCCCCGACAAGGAACGCCATACCACAGTTGATTTAAACAAGTGTCTCGGCCATAAAGATGGCACTCTCGTCAGAGG AGGAAAAGGAGTGATTGCCCCGTCTTCTCCCCTGAACCTTG CCAATTGTTCAAATCTGCTTCGAATCTCTTGGgattccatcctccagctctgccCAAATGCTATAGATAATATAGCTTGA